The following coding sequences lie in one Leptospira inadai serovar Lyme str. 10 genomic window:
- a CDS encoding HigA family addiction module antitoxin, protein MAGKIKNIHPGDILGEEFLKPMQISVYRLSKETGLSQTRIGQIIRGERSVTAETALKLGKFFQIEPEFWLNLQNYYDLEEAGKQFKKELDSIHNITELGLISA, encoded by the coding sequence ATGGCTGGTAAAATAAAAAATATTCATCCTGGAGATATACTGGGCGAGGAGTTTCTTAAACCGATGCAAATATCAGTATATAGATTATCAAAAGAAACGGGTCTTTCGCAGACTAGAATTGGGCAGATTATTCGTGGAGAAAGATCAGTTACAGCAGAAACGGCGTTGAAACTGGGTAAGTTTTTTCAAATCGAACCAGAGTTTTGGTTAAATCTTCAGAATTATTATGATTTGGAAGAAGCCGGTAAGCAGTTTAAAAAGGAATTGGATTCAATTCATAATATTACTGAGTTAGGTTTAATTTCCGCTTAA
- the nusG gene encoding transcription termination/antitermination protein NusG, which translates to MGELKWYALQTYSGHENKVQKNLEKLVQQRKLEEKIPQIRIPTMDVAEMKNGKKKVSKKKLMPGYVLIEMDMDDDLRFMIQSLPSVSTFVGSKDGGPEPLSVDEVKNLFAESGELKSEEPAAPRLLFKVGDSLKIIDGPFANFTGVVDEIFPDKGRLRVKVEIFGRSTPVELDYLQVKTEP; encoded by the coding sequence ATGGGTGAATTGAAATGGTATGCGCTGCAGACTTACTCCGGTCACGAGAATAAGGTGCAGAAGAATTTGGAGAAACTTGTTCAACAGCGCAAGCTGGAGGAAAAGATTCCGCAGATTCGCATTCCTACCATGGACGTCGCCGAAATGAAGAACGGCAAGAAGAAGGTTTCTAAAAAGAAGCTAATGCCGGGTTACGTTCTTATTGAAATGGACATGGACGATGATCTACGTTTCATGATCCAAAGCCTTCCGTCCGTTTCCACGTTTGTTGGATCCAAGGATGGGGGTCCGGAGCCTCTCTCCGTGGACGAAGTAAAGAATCTCTTTGCGGAATCCGGAGAGCTGAAATCGGAGGAACCGGCCGCACCGCGGTTGTTGTTCAAAGTTGGCGATAGTCTCAAGATTATCGACGGACCGTTTGCCAACTTTACCGGAGTCGTGGATGAGATCTTCCCGGATAAGGGAAGGCTCAGAGTGAAGGTGGAGATTTTCGGAAGATCCACCCCTGTGGAATTAGATTATCTACAGGTCAAAACCGAACCCTGA
- a CDS encoding type II toxin-antitoxin system RelE/ParE family toxin has protein sequence MILSFKHKGLEQFFETGSKKGIQPDHADKLARILDRLDSSISPKDMNLPAYRLHPLKGKEKVRWSVWINGNWRITFEFASENAILVDYEDYH, from the coding sequence TTGATACTTTCTTTTAAACATAAAGGATTGGAACAGTTTTTTGAGACTGGAAGTAAAAAGGGAATTCAGCCTGATCATGCAGACAAATTAGCACGTATTTTGGATAGGTTAGATTCATCCATATCTCCTAAAGATATGAATTTGCCAGCTTATAGATTACATCCGCTTAAAGGGAAAGAAAAGGTTAGATGGTCAGTTTGGATAAATGGCAACTGGCGGATTACTTTTGAATTTGCAAGTGAGAATGCTATATTAGTGGATTATGAAGATTATCATTAA
- the rplL gene encoding 50S ribosomal protein L7/L12 yields the protein MSTTEALLEQIGKLTLVEAADLVKKMEEKFGISAAAPVAVAAAGGGAAPAAAAEEPASFNVVLKGFGDKKIEVIKVVREITGLGLKEAKDLVEAGGKAVKEGVAKAEADDLKKKLEAVGAQIELKAV from the coding sequence ATGTCTACCACTGAAGCGTTATTAGAGCAAATCGGCAAGCTGACCCTGGTCGAGGCAGCCGACCTCGTCAAAAAGATGGAGGAGAAGTTCGGAATTTCCGCAGCTGCTCCCGTAGCAGTTGCCGCAGCAGGCGGCGGAGCAGCACCAGCTGCAGCAGCCGAAGAGCCGGCATCTTTCAATGTCGTCCTGAAAGGCTTCGGAGATAAGAAAATCGAAGTTATTAAGGTAGTTCGCGAGATCACCGGTCTTGGCTTAAAAGAAGCTAAAGATCTAGTGGAAGCTGGCGGAAAAGCAGTGAAAGAAGGCGTCGCGAAAGCGGAAGCCGACGATCTGAAAAAGAAACTAGAAGCGGTTGGCGCTCAAATCGAACTTAAGGCAGTCTAA
- the rplK gene encoding 50S ribosomal protein L11, which produces MAAKKVVKQIKLQVEAGKANPAPPVGPALGQAGLNIMEFCKQFNERSKAQIGLKLPVVITVFSDRSFTFITKSPPAALLVKKAIGLETGSATPHTVKVGKITRKQLEEIAKTKMEDLNANDLDAAVQIIAGTCRSMGVTVEG; this is translated from the coding sequence ATGGCAGCAAAAAAAGTCGTAAAGCAGATTAAGCTTCAAGTGGAAGCAGGCAAGGCCAACCCGGCACCTCCAGTAGGTCCCGCTCTCGGTCAAGCCGGTTTGAACATTATGGAGTTCTGCAAACAATTCAACGAAAGGAGCAAGGCTCAAATCGGCCTGAAACTTCCCGTTGTAATCACCGTATTCTCCGATCGGAGTTTCACGTTCATTACCAAGTCTCCTCCGGCAGCTCTTCTCGTTAAGAAGGCGATCGGCCTGGAAACTGGTTCCGCTACTCCCCATACCGTTAAGGTCGGGAAGATTACTCGTAAGCAGCTCGAAGAGATTGCAAAGACCAAGATGGAAGACCTCAACGCCAATGATTTGGACGCTGCGGTTCAGATTATTGCGGGAACCTGCCGTTCTATGGGCGTCACGGTAGAAGGATAA
- the rpoB gene encoding DNA-directed RNA polymerase subunit beta, which produces MYGQVERKRVNFGKITNLDYLSNLIQIQKKSFDWFLQSEVKDPTKRKNQGLEAVFRETFPIESPNNDMVMEYSHYVLGDPKKSPQECKDTDATFALPLKAVIRLIIKETGEIREQVVYMGDLPVMTEQGTFIINGAERVVVSQLHRSPGIFFSYDAERDTYSARVIPYRGSWLEFEMDNKGILVAKIDRKKKFPATLLIKSLGHGTNEEILRLFYKASKAKLAGGSSRELKRLIGRRVIADVINMETGEVMLEAGSKINEDNISILKEMKVKEVELVEFPRDKDNPVLVNCLEKDGVNDYEDAVLKFHGIMRQGEPSTIENAETELNRLFFSPKTFDLGDVGRYKINSKFEFNNPKEFTSAKERVLRPADIIETVRYLLNLISETENYYPDDIDHLGNRRIRSVGELISNQLKVGFTRVERVIKERMTVQEVGTQTPQLLISIKPITAVINEFFGSSQLSQFMDQTNPLAELTHKRRLNALGPGGLSRDRAGFEVRDVHYSHYGRMCPIETPEGPNIGLILSMSSYARVNDYGFLETPYRVVKNGKVANQIEYLTADKEEYHYIAQSSSAVDEKGEFKSKLISTRHRSDFPFRNPNEIQYMDLAPMQVVSVSTALIPFLEHDDANRALMGSNMQRQAVPLLRQEAPYVGTGMESRAAYDSRICVIAKQDGYVKYVDAEKVVVEQKGGKESDTYDLTKFKKTNQGTCFNQTPVVGVIHSEIDGKVNKVTREKIEVTADNGSIREYNLTSGSKQYHPIVSNGEEVRRGTTLAGQVVFGERMDELGNILQKGTVLADGPAVDNGTLALGRNVLVAFMPWEGYNFEDAILISEKVVKDDIFSSIHIEEFEIQARETKLGQEQITRDIPNLSDKAFRDLDETGVIRIGAEVKPGDILVGMVTPKGETDLTPEYKLLHSIFGEKAKEVRDSSLRMPNGFEGTVIDIKRFSREKGDELPAGVEEMVKVFVARKRKLLVGDKMAGRHGNKGVVARIMAEEDMPYMEDGTPMDIVLNPLGVPSRMNLGQIFETQLGLAASRLGINFETPVFDGATEADVEKYCKEANLPLSSKFRLYDGRTGLPFMNEVFCGYIYMLKLAHLVDDKIHARSTGPYSLVTQQPLGGKAQFGGQRLGEMEVWALEAYGASHTLQELLTIKSDDMLGRARIYEAIVKGIHSIKPGIPESFNVLVQELRGLALDIVITDSEGNTVDISDYEDEYSKSKKKIKFETIENA; this is translated from the coding sequence ATGTACGGTCAAGTAGAGAGAAAACGGGTAAATTTCGGTAAGATAACCAATCTGGATTACCTTTCCAACTTGATTCAGATTCAGAAGAAGTCCTTCGACTGGTTTCTTCAATCCGAAGTTAAGGACCCTACCAAAAGAAAGAACCAAGGGTTAGAAGCGGTCTTCCGCGAAACTTTTCCGATCGAAAGTCCGAATAACGATATGGTGATGGAATACAGTCACTATGTTTTGGGCGATCCAAAGAAATCACCGCAAGAATGCAAAGATACCGATGCGACGTTCGCACTTCCCCTAAAGGCGGTTATTCGTCTTATCATCAAGGAAACGGGCGAGATTCGCGAGCAGGTCGTTTATATGGGCGATCTTCCCGTGATGACCGAGCAAGGAACCTTTATCATCAACGGGGCCGAGCGCGTTGTCGTGAGTCAGCTCCACCGTTCTCCAGGAATTTTCTTTTCCTACGATGCGGAAAGAGATACATATTCCGCTCGTGTGATTCCATACCGCGGATCCTGGCTGGAATTCGAGATGGACAATAAGGGAATTCTGGTCGCCAAAATCGATAGAAAGAAAAAATTTCCCGCCACTCTTTTGATTAAATCCTTAGGACACGGCACGAACGAGGAAATTCTTCGTCTTTTCTACAAAGCTTCCAAGGCGAAGCTTGCCGGTGGGAGCTCCCGCGAACTCAAGAGATTGATCGGTCGACGCGTAATCGCGGACGTGATCAACATGGAGACCGGGGAGGTCATGCTCGAAGCCGGCTCCAAGATCAACGAAGACAATATCTCCATCTTGAAAGAGATGAAGGTAAAAGAAGTCGAATTAGTCGAGTTTCCCCGTGATAAGGATAACCCCGTTCTCGTGAACTGTCTGGAAAAAGACGGCGTCAACGACTACGAAGACGCAGTTCTTAAATTCCACGGTATTATGCGACAAGGCGAACCTTCTACGATCGAAAACGCCGAGACCGAACTCAATCGCCTCTTCTTCTCTCCTAAAACCTTCGATTTGGGAGACGTCGGCCGTTATAAGATTAATAGCAAATTCGAATTCAATAACCCGAAAGAGTTTACGAGCGCGAAAGAAAGAGTCCTTCGCCCGGCCGATATCATCGAAACCGTTCGCTATTTATTGAATCTGATTTCCGAAACCGAGAACTACTATCCGGACGATATCGACCACCTAGGAAACCGTCGTATCAGATCGGTGGGAGAATTGATCTCCAATCAATTGAAAGTCGGTTTTACTCGGGTTGAGCGCGTGATCAAAGAGAGAATGACGGTTCAAGAAGTCGGGACCCAAACTCCGCAACTTCTGATTTCGATCAAACCGATCACTGCGGTTATCAACGAGTTCTTCGGTTCCAGCCAATTGTCTCAGTTCATGGATCAAACCAACCCTTTGGCGGAATTAACTCATAAAAGACGTCTTAACGCGCTCGGTCCGGGCGGTCTTTCTCGAGACAGAGCGGGATTCGAAGTGCGGGACGTTCATTACAGCCACTACGGTCGTATGTGTCCGATCGAAACTCCTGAAGGTCCGAACATCGGGCTCATTCTTTCCATGTCTTCTTATGCGCGGGTAAACGATTACGGCTTCCTAGAAACGCCGTACCGCGTGGTTAAGAACGGAAAGGTCGCGAATCAAATCGAATACCTGACCGCGGATAAGGAAGAATATCATTATATAGCCCAATCTTCTTCGGCTGTGGACGAGAAAGGAGAGTTTAAAAGCAAACTCATCTCGACTCGCCACCGTTCCGACTTCCCGTTTAGAAATCCGAACGAAATCCAGTACATGGATTTGGCTCCGATGCAGGTGGTTTCCGTTTCGACGGCATTGATTCCTTTCTTGGAGCATGACGACGCAAACCGGGCCCTGATGGGTTCCAACATGCAGCGCCAAGCGGTGCCTTTACTCCGCCAGGAAGCTCCCTATGTGGGAACCGGAATGGAAAGTCGTGCTGCGTATGATTCCCGAATTTGCGTAATCGCGAAACAAGACGGATACGTGAAATACGTCGATGCGGAAAAAGTCGTCGTCGAGCAAAAGGGCGGCAAAGAATCCGATACGTACGACTTGACGAAATTTAAGAAGACCAACCAAGGCACTTGCTTTAACCAAACTCCCGTAGTCGGAGTGATCCACTCCGAGATAGACGGAAAAGTCAACAAGGTAACCAGGGAGAAAATTGAAGTCACTGCGGATAACGGAAGCATAAGAGAATACAATCTTACTTCCGGTTCTAAACAGTATCATCCGATCGTTTCCAACGGAGAAGAAGTTCGGAGAGGAACTACTCTTGCAGGACAAGTCGTCTTTGGCGAGAGAATGGACGAGCTCGGAAACATTCTGCAAAAAGGAACCGTTCTCGCGGACGGACCTGCCGTCGATAACGGAACTCTTGCATTAGGACGAAACGTTCTGGTAGCGTTTATGCCTTGGGAAGGGTATAACTTCGAGGACGCGATCCTCATTTCCGAGAAAGTCGTAAAAGACGATATTTTCTCTTCTATCCACATCGAAGAGTTCGAGATCCAAGCTCGGGAAACCAAATTGGGACAAGAGCAGATTACTCGGGACATCCCGAATCTTTCGGACAAAGCTTTCCGCGATCTGGATGAAACCGGCGTGATTCGCATCGGTGCGGAAGTGAAACCGGGAGATATTCTGGTCGGGATGGTGACTCCAAAAGGAGAAACCGATCTGACTCCGGAATACAAACTTCTACATTCCATTTTCGGCGAAAAAGCGAAGGAGGTCAGGGATTCTTCTCTTCGCATGCCTAACGGTTTCGAAGGAACAGTAATCGACATCAAGCGCTTCTCCCGTGAGAAAGGCGACGAATTGCCCGCGGGTGTGGAAGAGATGGTCAAGGTTTTCGTAGCTCGCAAGCGTAAGCTTCTGGTCGGAGACAAGATGGCCGGACGCCACGGAAATAAAGGTGTCGTGGCTCGGATCATGGCCGAAGAGGACATGCCGTACATGGAAGATGGTACTCCGATGGACATCGTATTGAATCCGTTAGGAGTTCCTTCCAGGATGAACTTGGGCCAGATTTTCGAGACACAACTCGGATTGGCCGCAAGCCGTCTCGGAATTAATTTCGAGACCCCGGTATTCGACGGAGCCACCGAAGCGGACGTGGAAAAATATTGTAAGGAAGCGAATCTTCCTCTCAGTTCTAAATTTAGATTGTACGACGGACGGACGGGTTTGCCGTTCATGAACGAAGTGTTTTGCGGATACATTTATATGTTGAAGCTGGCCCACCTCGTTGATGACAAAATCCACGCTCGTTCCACCGGACCCTACTCTTTGGTTACTCAGCAACCTTTGGGTGGTAAGGCTCAGTTCGGGGGACAGCGTTTGGGAGAAATGGAAGTGTGGGCGCTGGAAGCATATGGCGCATCCCATACATTGCAGGAGCTCCTCACCATTAAATCCGACGATATGTTGGGAAGGGCGAGAATTTACGAGGCGATCGTAAAAGGAATCCATTCCATCAAGCCGGGAATTCCGGAATCATTCAACGTATTGGTACAGGAACTCAGGGGACTTGCTCTGGACATCGTCATCACCGACTCCGAGGGAAACACCGTGGATATCTCGGACTATGAAGACGAATATTCCAAGAGCAAAAAGAAGATTAAATTCGAGACCATCGAGAACGCCTAA
- the rplA gene encoding 50S ribosomal protein L1, whose amino-acid sequence MKRGKKYRAVKENIDSTKVYPIEKAVELAKASSYTKFDGTIEIATKVNYKSLQNIRGTISLPHGTGKLVRVLVFCKGDKQNEAKAAGAEFVGDADLIEKVAGGWTDFDACVATPDMMKDVGKLGPILGRKGLMPKPKAGTVTNDVAKAVGELKSGRIEYRPDKGGVVHLGVGKVSFDQTKLVENIRTVVQTLLRDKPSDAKGDYLKTFAVSPTMGAGIKVDVKELVNSAV is encoded by the coding sequence ATGAAGCGCGGAAAAAAATATCGTGCTGTAAAAGAGAATATCGACAGCACTAAGGTGTATCCCATCGAGAAAGCGGTAGAATTAGCGAAAGCTTCTTCCTACACCAAATTCGATGGAACCATAGAAATCGCCACTAAAGTCAATTATAAGTCTCTTCAGAATATTCGTGGAACGATTTCCCTTCCTCACGGAACCGGAAAGCTAGTTCGTGTATTAGTTTTCTGTAAGGGAGACAAGCAAAACGAAGCTAAGGCTGCAGGTGCGGAATTCGTTGGCGACGCGGACCTAATCGAAAAGGTCGCGGGCGGATGGACGGATTTTGATGCCTGCGTTGCGACTCCGGATATGATGAAGGATGTCGGAAAGCTGGGACCGATCTTGGGACGTAAAGGTTTAATGCCTAAGCCGAAAGCGGGAACGGTCACCAACGATGTTGCAAAAGCGGTCGGCGAACTCAAGTCCGGAAGGATCGAATATCGTCCCGATAAAGGTGGCGTCGTTCATCTAGGAGTCGGCAAGGTTAGTTTTGATCAAACCAAGCTTGTGGAAAATATTCGTACCGTAGTTCAAACCCTTCTCCGGGATAAACCCTCGGATGCCAAGGGCGATTACCTGAAAACCTTTGCGGTCTCTCCTACGATGGGCGCAGGGATCAAAGTCGACGTTAAGGAACTGGTCAACTCGGCCGTTTAA
- a CDS encoding type II toxin-antitoxin system RelE/ParE family toxin, producing MILSFADKETKIVWDGNFSKKIKLSPALFETARRKLRIIAAAPSLDALKIPPSNHLEQLKGDRKGQWSIRINSRYRVCFNWSDGNASEVEIVDYH from the coding sequence GTGATATTATCTTTTGCGGATAAAGAGACCAAAATCGTTTGGGATGGTAATTTTTCAAAAAAGATTAAGCTTTCGCCTGCTTTATTTGAGACGGCAAGACGAAAACTTCGCATTATTGCGGCGGCTCCTTCCCTTGATGCTCTAAAGATTCCTCCAAGCAATCATTTAGAGCAATTAAAAGGTGATCGGAAAGGTCAGTGGAGTATAAGAATAAATTCGCGGTATAGAGTTTGCTTCAATTGGTCAGATGGAAATGCATCTGAAGTTGAGATAGTAGATTATCATTAG
- the secE gene encoding preprotein translocase subunit SecE, with protein sequence MKLNVFIQECREELKKVQWPNRQEVVQSTFVVLATVLFFSTFLFLSDMAFVRLLTGFWNL encoded by the coding sequence GTGAAGTTAAACGTTTTTATACAAGAATGCCGCGAAGAACTGAAAAAAGTTCAATGGCCCAACCGCCAAGAAGTAGTGCAGTCTACGTTTGTCGTGTTGGCCACGGTTCTTTTCTTTTCTACATTTCTTTTCCTTTCGGACATGGCCTTTGTCCGGCTTCTTACCGGATTTTGGAACCTGTAA
- the rplJ gene encoding 50S ribosomal protein L10 codes for MPSQEKHEAVALLKGKLEASSDFILASYSGLTVEEITGLRAKLRKEGSELKVVKNNLFLLALKESEKHKDKNIAFGPEYQGPLAAIFADANLPSVAKVLKEFAKTNKNLILKAGYLDGSVLDAEGVEAIAGLPSREQLLAQIAGGINGPARSIASGINQIIASLARAIQATAEKNNQ; via the coding sequence ATGCCCAGCCAGGAAAAACACGAAGCAGTCGCCCTATTAAAGGGCAAACTTGAGGCAAGTAGCGACTTTATCCTAGCTAGCTACAGCGGCCTTACCGTGGAGGAAATCACCGGTCTCCGGGCGAAACTCCGCAAAGAGGGTTCGGAATTAAAGGTGGTCAAGAACAACCTTTTCCTTCTCGCACTCAAGGAATCAGAAAAGCATAAGGATAAAAACATTGCCTTTGGACCCGAATACCAAGGTCCCTTGGCGGCAATTTTCGCCGACGCGAATCTACCCTCCGTAGCAAAAGTCCTGAAGGAATTTGCTAAAACCAATAAGAACCTAATTTTAAAAGCAGGTTACTTGGACGGATCGGTTTTGGATGCGGAAGGCGTAGAAGCAATCGCAGGTCTTCCGAGCAGAGAACAACTTCTTGCTCAGATCGCAGGCGGAATCAACGGTCCGGCCCGGAGTATCGCTTCCGGAATCAACCAGATCATCGCAAGTCTTGCGCGAGCCATTCAAGCAACCGCAGAGAAAAACAACCAGTAG